One genomic window of Candidatus Kuenenia stuttgartiensis includes the following:
- a CDS encoding IS1634 family transposase: MATIQSKNSRGYKYWYIVESRRVNGKPRPIVLAYLGKADDLLKQLQGLTEKLRLKSYSHGAVAALLSVANALDVPSVINKYIKSPRQYCAKKPVRNNLTAGSTLLLGAVGRVCVPTSKRGWWDWAKTTTAEYLLRHSLSKIDSQHFWDLMDALPEESIAEIERELIEKTFKTYNLQSDTLFFDTTNFFTYIDTTNLRCTIARRGKNKQKRYDLRQVGLAMVVTRNDMIPLFHHTYQGNMADAKVFSAVLETIKDRMTGLGFDSKKHTIVFDRGNNSMDNMAIVERLALHYVGALTPYHHKQLVGDAMCNFREYDVDGSKIQVYHDKRVIWGQERTVVVFISEKLKVGQLRGMSQSLEKAEHQLKLLQQHLCNPKGKMRDKEGLEDTIRSVVKCQFAKDVIDWSLKEVSEGKFQLNFSIDQKKLEEIEGELGFRILMTDHHDWDTADIIKAYYGQSKIEHAFRNLKNPYHLALKPQFHWTDQKIRVHFFICVLGYLMAAIVWYQAKAHAQFSGTLDTLLDTLNNIRLSAMLEETKARGRVKATYKLEEMSDKESLLMNALGIMDFHKHRLKLQGLSVYN; encoded by the coding sequence ATGGCTACCATTCAATCTAAAAACTCCAGAGGTTATAAATATTGGTATATTGTCGAATCGCGGCGCGTTAACGGCAAGCCCAGGCCCATCGTCCTGGCCTATCTTGGCAAGGCAGACGATTTATTAAAACAACTGCAAGGTCTTACCGAAAAATTACGGCTCAAATCTTATTCACATGGCGCGGTAGCCGCATTGCTAAGTGTGGCCAATGCCCTGGACGTCCCTTCCGTGATTAATAAATATATAAAGTCGCCACGGCAGTATTGTGCTAAAAAACCTGTTCGAAATAATCTGACCGCCGGAAGTACCCTCTTGTTGGGTGCCGTGGGGAGAGTGTGTGTGCCTACCAGCAAAAGAGGATGGTGGGATTGGGCAAAGACGACTACTGCCGAATACTTACTCAGACACAGCTTGAGTAAAATAGACAGTCAGCATTTCTGGGATTTGATGGATGCACTTCCTGAAGAATCCATTGCAGAAATCGAGCGCGAATTAATTGAAAAGACATTTAAAACATACAACCTTCAAAGCGACACACTGTTTTTTGATACAACCAATTTTTTCACGTATATCGACACAACTAATCTGCGATGCACTATTGCCCGGCGGGGGAAAAACAAACAAAAGCGATACGATCTCAGGCAGGTCGGGTTGGCGATGGTCGTTACACGTAACGACATGATACCGTTGTTTCACCATACCTATCAGGGGAACATGGCGGATGCAAAGGTGTTCAGCGCGGTTCTTGAGACGATAAAAGACAGGATGACCGGATTAGGTTTCGACAGCAAAAAGCACACTATTGTTTTTGATCGTGGAAACAATTCCATGGACAATATGGCTATTGTAGAGAGATTGGCATTGCATTACGTTGGAGCGCTTACACCGTATCATCACAAGCAGTTGGTAGGGGATGCCATGTGTAATTTCAGGGAATATGACGTTGACGGCAGTAAGATACAGGTGTACCATGACAAACGGGTTATTTGGGGGCAGGAAAGAACCGTTGTCGTATTTATTTCCGAGAAATTAAAGGTTGGGCAATTAAGGGGAATGTCTCAGTCTCTGGAAAAGGCAGAACATCAGTTAAAGCTCTTACAGCAGCATCTGTGTAATCCAAAGGGAAAGATGCGGGACAAAGAGGGTCTGGAGGATACGATAAGAAGTGTAGTGAAATGTCAATTTGCGAAGGATGTTATCGATTGGTCGTTAAAAGAGGTATCTGAAGGCAAGTTTCAATTGAATTTTTCAATCGACCAGAAAAAGCTCGAAGAAATAGAAGGGGAACTGGGGTTCAGGATTCTTATGACAGACCATCACGATTGGGATACCGCGGACATTATAAAAGCCTACTATGGGCAATCAAAAATTGAACATGCCTTTAGAAATCTCAAGAACCCCTATCACCTTGCTTTAAAACCGCAATTTCACTGGACGGATCAGAAAATCAGGGTGCATTTTTTTATTTGCGTCCTCGGATACCTAATGGCGGCGATTGTGTGGTATCAGGCAAAAGCGCACGCACAATTTAGTGGAACGTTAGATACCCTGTTAGACACCCTTAATAATATAAGGCTTTCTGCTATGCTTGAAGAAACAAAGGCCAGAGGGAGAGTTAAGGCTACCTACAAATTGGAAGAAATGTCCGACAAGGAATCTCTGTTGATGAATGCGTTAGGCATTATGGATTTCCACAAACATCGGCTGAAACTTCAAGGACTCAGTGTATACAATTGA